The Ornithinimicrobium faecis genome includes a window with the following:
- a CDS encoding adenylosuccinate synthase: MPAVVLVGAQWGDEGKGKATDLLGSSVDYVVKFNGGNNAGHTVVIGDQKYALHLLPSGILSPGCVPVIANGVVVDLSVLIEELDGLEARGVDTSKLAISANAHVIPPYNRTLDKVTERFLGSRKLGTTGRGIGPTYADKMSRVGIRMQDLYDESILRQKVTAALDTKNQLLLKIYNRRAIEVDEVMEELLRHAERIRPMVSDTALVLNEALDADQTVLFEAGQATLLDVDHGTYPFVTSSNATAGGACTGSGVAPTRIDSVIGILKAYTSRVGEGPFPTELHDDMGEFLRKTGAEYGTTTGRPRRCGWVDAVMGRYAQRINGVTDFVITKLDVLTGLEKVPVCVAYDVQGTRHDSMPVNQSDFHHAKPIYEELPGWWEDISQCRTFEELPENARNYVLRLEELIGARVSAIGVGPDREETIQRFDLLGRDG, translated from the coding sequence ATGCCGGCAGTGGTCCTGGTAGGAGCCCAATGGGGCGACGAGGGCAAGGGTAAGGCGACGGACCTGCTGGGCAGCAGCGTCGACTACGTCGTGAAATTCAACGGCGGAAACAACGCCGGTCACACGGTCGTCATCGGCGACCAGAAATATGCCCTGCACCTGCTGCCCTCCGGCATCCTCAGCCCCGGCTGTGTCCCCGTGATCGCCAACGGTGTCGTCGTGGACCTGAGCGTGCTCATCGAGGAACTGGATGGCCTCGAGGCTCGCGGCGTCGACACCTCCAAACTCGCCATCAGTGCGAACGCCCACGTCATCCCGCCCTACAACCGCACCCTGGACAAGGTGACCGAGCGGTTCCTGGGCAGTCGCAAGCTCGGCACGACCGGGCGCGGCATCGGCCCGACCTATGCGGACAAGATGAGCCGCGTCGGGATCCGGATGCAGGATCTGTATGACGAGTCGATCCTGCGTCAGAAGGTCACTGCGGCGCTGGACACCAAGAACCAGCTACTGCTGAAGATCTATAACCGTCGCGCCATCGAGGTCGACGAGGTCATGGAGGAGTTGCTCCGGCACGCCGAGCGGATCCGCCCGATGGTCTCTGACACGGCCCTGGTCCTCAACGAGGCGCTCGACGCAGACCAGACCGTGCTCTTCGAGGCCGGGCAGGCCACCCTGCTCGACGTCGACCACGGCACCTATCCGTTCGTGACCTCCTCCAACGCGACCGCGGGCGGAGCCTGCACCGGCTCGGGTGTCGCACCGACGCGCATCGACTCGGTGATCGGCATCCTCAAGGCCTACACCAGCCGGGTGGGCGAGGGGCCGTTCCCGACCGAGCTGCACGACGACATGGGTGAGTTCCTGCGCAAGACCGGCGCGGAGTACGGCACGACCACGGGGCGACCCCGCCGTTGCGGTTGGGTCGATGCAGTGATGGGCCGTTATGCCCAGCGGATCAACGGCGTCACCGACTTCGTGATCACCAAGCTCGACGTCCTCACCGGGCTGGAGAAGGTGCCGGTCTGCGTTGCCTACGACGTGCAGGGCACCCGGCACGACTCGATGCCGGTCAACCAGTCCGACTTCCACCACGCCAAGCCGATCTATGAGGAGCTGCCGGGCTGGTGGGAGGACATCAGCCAGTGCCGCACCTTTGAGGAACTGCCGGAGAACGCCCGCAACTACGTGCTCCGCCTGGAGGAGCTGATCGGTGCGCGCGTGTCCGCGATCGGGGTCGGCCCAGACCGCGAGGAGACCATCCAGCGGTTCGACCTGCTGGGGCGTGACGGCTGA